The stretch of DNA ATGTCAATGAACACCGGCCCGGTCTCCGTGCTGATGACCGTTTCCGGCCAGGCCCGGCTGCCCGGCTCCAAGTGCAGCTTCCTCCGGTCGCCAACCACCATCGCCCCTCGCTCGATTCTGCCGCGTCCGGACGCCTGCCTTCTGCCTTCCGACTTCTGCCTTCTGACTTCGGCTTCTTCCAGCAACTCCGCCGCGTTGTATTCCACCAGGTCCCACGGCCACTTCACCACCCGCGCCCTTACCTGCTCTTCAGCGAGGTCGGCACGCAGGCCGCGCACCGAGCTCAGCTCCGCCACGCACTCCGCGCACACGCGGAAGCCGACGACCTCGTCGCCGGCCATCAGCACCGATTCCGGCCCCTTGGCCGACACCGGCTCATCGAGGATAGCAGTTGCGGAGAGGAACAGCCGACCCTGCCGTGGATTCGTGTTCACTCGGCAGTTGTGGTGCGCCTCGGCGGCGATACCTGCAACTTCGTCGCGTACCCAGAGGAAGACCGGCTCATCCGGATACAGACGACGGTACTTCTCGAGCAGTGTGAAACGCCCGCAGCGCAGGTCAAAGGCGGGCCGCAAATCGCAAAGCGGCGACAGCCGCTCAAGGCCGTCGCCCTCATAGATGCAAATCACAAGTCTAGGATATTACTGGCCTGCCCCAAGTCAAGGCTGGTCCAACAGACCGCAAGCCTTGCCTTCACTTGCCCCTGATGTATTGGCAGTAGCCGAACGCTATCGGCCCTTCCTTCGTTGTCTCACAGGGGAAATCGGCGCACTCGAAGCACAGCCTCACGCCCTTCTTGAAGGCGCACGTCGCTATCTTGCAGAACTTGTTCTCCTTCGGGACACACCCCGCGTCGCCGCTGGGGCACGTCCCTTTCACCATCCTCGGGCATTTCTCGCAGGCAATGCCGCAAACCCCGATCTTCACAAGACCTCTTCGGACTTCA from candidate division WOR-3 bacterium encodes:
- a CDS encoding DUF3795 domain-containing protein, with amino-acid sequence MKIGVCGIACEKCPRMVKGTCPSGDAGCVPKENKFCKIATCAFKKGVRLCFECADFPCETTKEGPIAFGYCQYIRGK